One Algibacter sp. L3A6 genomic region harbors:
- the rpsL gene encoding 30S ribosomal protein S12 yields the protein MPTISQLVRKGRAKITKKSKSAALNSCPQRRGVCTRVYTTTPKKPNSAMRKVARVRLTNGNEVNAYIGGEGHNLQEHSIVLVRGGRVKDLPGVRYHIVRGALDTAGVAGRTQRRSKYGAKRPKK from the coding sequence ATGCCAACAATTTCACAATTAGTACGAAAAGGAAGAGCCAAAATAACCAAGAAGAGTAAATCGGCTGCTTTAAATTCGTGTCCACAAAGACGTGGTGTGTGTACTCGTGTTTACACAACGACACCTAAAAAACCTAACTCAGCAATGCGTAAGGTAGCAAGGGTTCGTTTAACAAACGGTAACGAGGTTAATGCATACATCGGTGGTGAAGGACACAATTTACAAGAGCACTCGATAGTATTGGTTAGAGGTGGAAGGGTAAAAGATTTGCCAGGAGTTAGATATCACATCGTTCGTGGTGCCTTAGACACAGCAGGTGTTGCAGGTAGAACACAACGTAGATCTAAGTATGGTGCAAAACGCCCTAAGAAGTAA
- the rplB gene encoding 50S ribosomal protein L2, whose product MSVRKLKPITPGQRFRVVNGYDAITTDKPEKSLLVPNKRSGGRNSEGKMTMRYIGGGHKRKYRIIDFKRDKAGIPGEVASIQYDPNRTAFIALLNYQDGEKRYIIAQNGLQVGQNVVSGKEGIAPEIGNAMPLSEIPLGTIISCLELRPGQGAVMARSAGAFAQLMARDGKFATVKLPSGETRLILVNCMATIGVVSNSDHQLLVGGKAGRTRWLGRRPRTRPVVMNPVDHPMGGGEGKSSGGHPRSRNGIPAKGYRTRSKTKASNKYIVERRKK is encoded by the coding sequence ATGTCAGTAAGAAAATTAAAACCAATCACCCCAGGACAGCGATTTAGAGTAGTAAATGGATATGATGCCATTACTACTGATAAGCCGGAAAAGAGTTTACTCGTTCCGAACAAAAGATCTGGTGGTAGAAACAGTGAAGGAAAAATGACTATGCGCTACATTGGTGGTGGTCATAAAAGAAAGTATCGTATTATCGATTTTAAAAGAGACAAAGCTGGGATTCCTGGTGAAGTTGCTTCAATTCAATACGATCCAAACAGAACAGCTTTTATTGCATTATTGAACTATCAAGATGGCGAGAAGAGATATATTATTGCACAAAATGGACTTCAGGTTGGGCAAAATGTAGTATCTGGTAAAGAAGGTATCGCTCCAGAAATTGGAAATGCAATGCCATTAAGTGAAATTCCATTAGGAACTATAATTTCTTGTTTAGAGTTACGTCCTGGTCAAGGTGCTGTTATGGCGCGTAGTGCAGGAGCTTTTGCTCAATTAATGGCAAGAGATGGTAAATTTGCTACGGTGAAATTACCTTCTGGTGAAACAAGGTTAATTCTTGTAAACTGTATGGCAACTATCGGTGTTGTATCTAATTCTGATCACCAATTATTAGTAGGTGGTAAAGCAGGTAGAACTAGATGGTTAGGTAGAAGACCACGTACTAGACCAGTAGTAATGAATCCAGTCGATCACCCAATGGGTGGTGGTGAAGGTAAATCTTCAGGTGGACATCCTCGTTCTAGAAATGGTATACCAGCTAAAGGTTACAGAACTCGTTCTAAGACTAAAGCAAGTAATAAATATATTGTAGAACGTAGAAAGAAATAA
- the rplV gene encoding 50S ribosomal protein L22: MGSRKKQMADAIKEAKKHVAFAKLNNCPTSPRKMRLVADLVRGEKVEHALNILRFNQKEASGRLEKLLLSAIANWQAKNEEANLEEAELIVKEITVDSGSMLKRLRPAPQGRAHRIRKRSNHVTIVVGAKNNTQS; the protein is encoded by the coding sequence ATGGGAAGTCGTAAAAAACAAATGGCAGACGCTATTAAGGAAGCAAAAAAACACGTTGCTTTTGCTAAACTTAATAACTGTCCTACATCACCGAGAAAAATGCGCTTAGTAGCCGATTTAGTAAGAGGCGAAAAGGTAGAACATGCACTTAATATTTTAAGATTCAACCAAAAGGAAGCTTCTGGACGTTTAGAGAAATTGTTACTGTCTGCAATTGCAAACTGGCAAGCTAAAAACGAAGAAGCTAATTTAGAAGAGGCTGAATTGATTGTAAAGGAAATAACTGTTGACAGCGGATCTATGTTAAAAAGATTACGTCCAGCACCTCAAGGTCGTGCACACAGAATTAGAAAACGTTCAAACCACGTAACAATCGTTGTTGGAGCAAAAAATAACACACAAAGCTAA
- the rpsC gene encoding 30S ribosomal protein S3 has protein sequence MGQKTNPIGNRLGIIRGWESNWYGGNDYGDKLAEDDKIRKYVHARLSKASVSRVIIERTLKLVTVTITTARPGIIIGKGGQEVDKLKEELKKITEKEVQINIFEIKRPELDAFLVGSSIARQIENRISYRRAIKMAIAATMRMNAEGIKIQISGRLNGAEMARSEHYKEGRIPLSTFRADIDYALVEAHTTYGRLGVKVWIMKGEVYGKRELSPLVGLSKKQGKGGAGGRGGNRDNKPRRRK, from the coding sequence ATGGGACAAAAAACAAATCCAATCGGAAATCGCTTAGGTATTATCAGAGGATGGGAATCTAACTGGTACGGAGGTAATGATTATGGAGATAAGCTTGCCGAAGACGATAAAATTAGAAAATACGTTCACGCGCGTTTATCTAAAGCTAGTGTTAGTAGAGTAATTATCGAAAGAACTCTTAAGCTTGTAACCGTTACTATCACAACGGCTCGCCCAGGTATCATCATTGGTAAAGGCGGTCAAGAGGTAGACAAGTTAAAAGAAGAACTTAAGAAAATTACTGAAAAAGAAGTTCAGATCAATATTTTTGAGATCAAAAGACCTGAACTTGATGCATTTTTAGTAGGATCAAGTATCGCTCGTCAAATTGAAAATAGAATTTCATACAGACGTGCAATTAAGATGGCTATTGCTGCTACTATGCGTATGAATGCTGAAGGGATTAAAATCCAGATTAGTGGTCGTTTAAACGGGGCAGAGATGGCACGTTCAGAACACTACAAAGAAGGACGTATTCCTTTATCAACCTTTAGAGCCGATATTGATTATGCTTTAGTTGAGGCACACACTACTTATGGTAGATTGGGTGTAAAAGTATGGATCATGAAAGGTGAAGTATATGGTAAAAGAGAACTTTCTCCGCTTGTTGGATTATCTAAGAAGCAAGGAAAAGGTGGAGCCGGAGGACGTGGCGGAAACAGAGACAACAAACCTCGTCGTAGAAAGTAA
- the rplD gene encoding 50S ribosomal protein L4 translates to MKVAVLDINGKDTGRKADLSGDVFAIEPNNHAVYLDVKQYLANQRQGTHKAKERAEISGSTRKIKKQKGTGTARAGSIKSGVFKGGGRMFGPRPRNYSFKLNKNLKRLARKSALSIKAGEKSIVVLEDFNFESPKTKNFTAVLKALDLENKKSLFVLGEANKNVYLSSRNLKGSEVITSSEISTYKILNANQVILLEGALEGIQTNLSK, encoded by the coding sequence ATGAAAGTAGCAGTTTTAGATATAAACGGAAAAGACACAGGTAGAAAGGCAGACCTTTCTGGCGATGTGTTTGCTATTGAGCCTAATAATCACGCAGTATACTTGGATGTTAAACAATATTTAGCAAACCAACGTCAAGGAACTCATAAGGCTAAAGAAAGAGCTGAGATTTCTGGATCTACTCGTAAGATTAAAAAGCAAAAAGGTACTGGTACAGCTCGTGCAGGTTCTATTAAGTCTGGTGTATTCAAAGGTGGTGGTCGTATGTTCGGTCCAAGACCAAGAAACTACAGCTTTAAACTTAATAAAAACCTTAAAAGACTAGCTCGTAAATCAGCACTAAGTATTAAAGCAGGAGAGAAATCAATTGTAGTTTTAGAAGACTTTAATTTTGAGTCACCAAAAACTAAAAATTTCACAGCTGTTTTAAAAGCTCTTGATTTAGAGAACAAAAAGTCACTGTTTGTATTGGGTGAGGCTAATAAAAACGTATATTTGTCTTCTCGTAATTTAAAAGGCTCTGAAGTAATAACTTCTTCAGAAATAAGTACTTATAAAATACTAAATGCAAATCAAGTGATTCTTTTAGAAGGCGCTTTAGAAGGAATTCAAACAAACTTAAGTAAATAG
- the rpsJ gene encoding 30S ribosomal protein S10, with protein sequence MSQKIRIKLKSYDHNLVDKSADKIVKTVKSTGAVVTGPIPLPTHKKIFTVLRSPHVNKKSREQFQLSSYKRLLDIYSSSSKTIDALMKLELPSGVEVEIKV encoded by the coding sequence ATGAGTCAAAAAATTAGAATTAAATTAAAGTCTTACGATCATAACTTAGTAGATAAGTCTGCTGATAAGATTGTAAAAACCGTAAAAAGTACAGGTGCTGTTGTAACTGGTCCAATTCCATTACCAACACACAAGAAAATTTTCACTGTTTTACGTTCACCTCACGTTAACAAGAAGTCTAGAGAACAATTTCAATTAAGCTCTTACAAGAGATTATTAGATATTTACTCTTCATCTTCTAAAACCATTGATGCTTTAATGAAATTAGAGTTACCAAGTGGTGTTGAAGTAGAGATTAAAGTATAA
- the rpsS gene encoding 30S ribosomal protein S19, translating to MARSLKKGPYVHYKLEKKVAVNVESNKKTVIKTWSRASMITPDFVGQTIAVHNGRQFVPVYVTENMVGHKLGEFSPTRSFRGHAGAKNKGKK from the coding sequence ATGGCAAGATCACTAAAAAAAGGACCTTACGTTCATTATAAGTTAGAAAAGAAAGTAGCTGTTAATGTTGAGTCTAACAAGAAAACTGTTATCAAAACTTGGTCTAGAGCAAGTATGATAACTCCAGATTTCGTTGGACAAACTATCGCAGTACACAATGGCCGTCAATTTGTTCCAGTATACGTTACTGAAAACATGGTAGGTCATAAATTAGGAGAATTTTCACCAACGCGTTCATTCCGTGGACATGCAGGTGCTAAAAATAAAGGTAAAAAGTAG
- the rplW gene encoding 50S ribosomal protein L23 gives MSILIKPIITEKATANSELRNCYTFSVKTKANKVEIKKAVEAAYGVSVEKVRTINVRPDRSTKFTKTGIQHGKTNAVKKAIVQLAEGEMIDLYSNM, from the coding sequence ATGAGTATCTTAATTAAACCTATAATCACAGAAAAGGCGACAGCTAATAGCGAGTTGAGAAACTGCTATACGTTCTCAGTGAAGACTAAGGCGAACAAGGTAGAAATCAAAAAAGCGGTTGAAGCTGCTTATGGTGTTTCTGTTGAAAAAGTTCGTACTATAAATGTCCGTCCAGATCGTAGTACCAAGTTTACTAAAACTGGTATTCAACATGGTAAAACAAATGCAGTTAAAAAAGCAATTGTACAACTGGCGGAAGGTGAAATGATTGATTTATACAGTAACATGTAA
- the fusA gene encoding elongation factor G: MARDLKLTRNIGIAAHIDAGKTTTTERILYYTGVSHKIGEVHDGAATMDWMEQEQERGITITSAATTCEWKFPIENGEPTADAMDYHFNIIDTPGHVDFTVEVNRSLRVLDGLVFLFSAVDGVEPQSETNWRLADNYKVPRIGFVNKMDRQGSDFLGVCQQVKDMLKSNAVPIVLNIGDEDDFKGIIDLVKNRAIVWHDETQGATFDVIEIPEDLKEEARKYRALLIEEVAGYDENLLEKFMEDEDSITEDEVHAALRAAVMDMAIIPMICGSAFKNKGVQFLLDAVCRYLPSPMDKEGIRGMNPDTEKEELRKPSVDEPFAALAFKIATDPFVGRLAFFRAYSGRLDAGSYVLNNRSGKKERISRIYQMHANKQNAIDFIEAGDIGAAVGFKSIKTGDTLSDQAHPIVLESMDFPDPVIGIAVEPKTKADVDKLGMGLAKLAEEDPTFTVRSDEASGQTIISGMGELHLDVIVDRLRREFKVEVNQGQPQVEYKEAITASADHREVYKKQSGGRGKFADIVFTVEPADEGVVGLQFESVIKGGNVPKEFIPSIEKGFKMAMVNGPLAGYEIDAMKVTLKDGSYHDVDSDQLSFELAAKLGFKNCAKAAKAVIMEPIMKLEVITPEENMGDIVGDLNRRRGQMSDMGDRAGAKTVKATVPLSEMFGYVTTLRTLSSGRATSTMEFSHYAETPSNISEEVIKAAKGEQS, translated from the coding sequence ATGGCAAGAGATTTAAAATTAACAAGAAATATAGGTATTGCTGCACACATTGATGCAGGAAAAACTACAACTACAGAACGTATACTTTATTATACAGGAGTTTCTCATAAAATTGGTGAAGTACATGATGGTGCTGCAACAATGGACTGGATGGAGCAAGAGCAAGAACGTGGTATCACAATTACGTCTGCAGCAACAACTTGTGAGTGGAAATTTCCAATAGAAAATGGTGAGCCAACTGCAGATGCAATGGATTATCACTTCAATATTATTGATACTCCTGGTCACGTAGATTTTACTGTAGAGGTAAATAGATCTTTACGTGTATTAGATGGTTTAGTATTCTTATTTAGTGCAGTTGATGGTGTTGAACCACAATCTGAAACTAACTGGAGGCTTGCAGACAACTATAAAGTGCCAAGAATTGGTTTCGTTAATAAAATGGACCGTCAAGGATCTGACTTTTTAGGTGTTTGCCAACAAGTAAAAGATATGTTAAAATCTAACGCGGTGCCAATCGTTTTAAACATTGGTGACGAAGATGATTTTAAAGGTATTATAGATTTAGTAAAAAACCGTGCTATTGTATGGCATGATGAAACTCAAGGAGCAACTTTTGATGTTATTGAGATTCCTGAAGATTTAAAAGAAGAAGCTCGTAAATACCGTGCACTACTTATTGAAGAAGTTGCTGGTTATGATGAGAACTTATTAGAGAAATTCATGGAAGATGAAGATTCTATTACAGAAGATGAAGTGCATGCTGCGCTTAGAGCTGCTGTAATGGATATGGCTATCATTCCAATGATTTGTGGATCTGCTTTTAAAAATAAAGGTGTACAGTTCTTATTAGATGCAGTTTGTCGTTACTTACCTTCTCCAATGGATAAGGAAGGTATTAGAGGAATGAATCCTGATACTGAAAAAGAAGAATTACGTAAGCCAAGTGTAGACGAGCCTTTCGCTGCATTAGCATTTAAAATTGCTACCGATCCTTTCGTAGGTCGTTTAGCATTCTTTAGAGCGTATTCTGGTCGTTTAGATGCTGGTTCTTATGTGTTAAATAACCGTTCTGGTAAAAAAGAACGTATTTCACGTATCTACCAAATGCATGCTAACAAGCAAAATGCAATTGACTTTATTGAAGCTGGTGATATTGGAGCTGCTGTTGGATTTAAATCTATCAAAACAGGAGATACACTTTCAGATCAAGCGCATCCAATTGTTTTAGAATCTATGGATTTTCCTGATCCCGTAATTGGTATCGCAGTGGAGCCTAAAACTAAAGCAGATGTAGATAAATTAGGTATGGGCTTAGCTAAATTAGCTGAAGAAGATCCTACATTTACTGTACGTTCAGACGAAGCTTCAGGACAGACTATTATTTCTGGAATGGGTGAATTACACTTAGATGTAATTGTAGATCGTTTACGTCGTGAATTTAAAGTTGAAGTAAACCAAGGTCAACCACAAGTTGAATATAAAGAGGCTATTACTGCTTCTGCAGATCATAGAGAAGTTTATAAGAAACAATCTGGTGGTCGTGGTAAATTTGCTGATATCGTATTTACGGTTGAACCAGCTGATGAAGGCGTAGTAGGTCTTCAGTTTGAGTCTGTAATTAAAGGTGGTAACGTTCCTAAGGAATTTATCCCTTCAATTGAAAAAGGATTTAAAATGGCAATGGTTAATGGACCTTTAGCAGGTTACGAAATAGATGCTATGAAAGTAACATTGAAAGATGGATCTTACCACGATGTGGATTCGGATCAACTTTCTTTCGAATTAGCAGCTAAATTAGGGTTTAAAAACTGTGCTAAAGCGGCTAAAGCTGTAATCATGGAGCCAATCATGAAACTTGAGGTTATTACTCCTGAAGAAAACATGGGTGACATTGTTGGAGATTTAAACAGAAGACGTGGTCAAATGAGTGATATGGGTGATAGAGCTGGTGCAAAAACTGTAAAAGCTACTGTTCCTTTATCAGAAATGTTTGGTTATGTTACTACTTTAAGAACATTATCTTCTGGTAGAGCAACGTCAACAATGGAATTTTCACACTATGCTGAAACACCTTCTAACATATCTGAAGAAGTGATTAAGGCAGCTAAAGGAGAACAATCTTAA
- the rplC gene encoding 50S ribosomal protein L3, translating into MSGLIGKKIGMTSIFDENGKNIPCTVIEAGPCIVTQVRTEEVDGYEAIQLGFDDATEKSATKADLGHAKKAGTSVKRKIVEFKSFDSEYKLGDAITVDHFAEGEFVDVAGTSKGKGFQGVVKRHGFGGVGQATHGQHNRLRAPGSIGAASYPARVFKGMKMAGRMGGDTVKVQNLKVLKVVAEKNLLVVKGCVPGHKNSYVIIRK; encoded by the coding sequence ATGTCTGGGTTAATTGGAAAGAAAATCGGTATGACCAGCATCTTCGATGAAAACGGGAAAAATATTCCTTGTACAGTAATCGAAGCTGGACCATGTATCGTTACCCAAGTCAGAACTGAAGAGGTTGACGGCTATGAAGCTATTCAACTTGGTTTCGATGACGCGACAGAAAAAAGCGCTACTAAAGCTGACTTAGGTCATGCTAAAAAAGCGGGTACTTCTGTAAAACGCAAAATCGTTGAATTCAAAAGTTTTGATTCGGAGTACAAATTAGGTGATGCAATCACTGTTGATCATTTCGCTGAAGGCGAATTTGTTGACGTAGCTGGTACATCAAAAGGTAAAGGATTTCAAGGTGTTGTAAAACGTCATGGTTTCGGTGGTGTAGGTCAAGCTACTCACGGTCAACATAACCGTTTAAGAGCGCCAGGATCTATTGGAGCTGCATCTTACCCTGCTCGTGTTTTTAAAGGCATGAAAATGGCAGGTAGAATGGGTGGAGACACAGTTAAAGTTCAAAATTTAAAAGTTTTAAAAGTAGTTGCTGAAAAGAATCTACTTGTGGTTAAAGGATGTGTTCCTGGCCATAAAAACTCTTATGTAATTATTAGAAAATAA
- the rpsG gene encoding 30S ribosomal protein S7, whose amino-acid sequence MRKRAAKKRPLLPDPKFNDQLVTRFVNMMMWDGKKSVAFKVFYDAIAIVEEKKTDEEKTALEIWKDALSNVMPHVEVRSRRVGGATFQIPMQIRPDRKVSTAMKWLISYSRKRNEKSMALRLASEVLAAAKEEGSAVKKRVDTHKMAEANKAFSHFRF is encoded by the coding sequence ATGAGAAAAAGAGCAGCGAAAAAAAGACCGCTTTTACCAGACCCTAAGTTTAACGACCAGTTAGTAACTCGTTTCGTTAATATGATGATGTGGGATGGAAAAAAGTCGGTAGCTTTTAAAGTATTTTACGATGCAATTGCAATTGTAGAAGAAAAGAAAACAGACGAAGAAAAAACAGCTTTAGAAATCTGGAAAGATGCCTTATCTAACGTTATGCCTCACGTAGAAGTACGTAGTCGTCGTGTTGGTGGAGCAACATTCCAAATTCCAATGCAAATTCGTCCAGACCGTAAAGTATCTACGGCTATGAAATGGCTAATTAGCTATTCAAGAAAAAGAAATGAAAAATCTATGGCTTTACGTTTGGCATCAGAGGTTTTAGCAGCAGCTAAAGAAGAAGGGTCAGCAGTTAAGAAAAGAGTAGATACTCACAAAATGGCAGAGGCAAACAAAGCATTCTCTCACTTTAGATTCTAA
- the rplP gene encoding 50S ribosomal protein L16, giving the protein MLQPKRTKFRKQQKGRMKGNAGRGHQLSSGTFGIKSLDSNFLTSRQIEAARIAATRYMKREGQLWIKIFPDKPITKKPLEVRMGKGKGAVEYWVAVVKPGRVLFEIGGVPLDVAKEALRLAAQKLPVKTKFLIARDYEA; this is encoded by the coding sequence ATGTTACAGCCTAAAAGAACAAAATTTCGTAAGCAACAAAAGGGACGTATGAAAGGTAATGCCGGAAGAGGGCACCAACTTTCAAGTGGAACTTTTGGAATAAAATCGTTAGACTCGAATTTTTTAACATCACGTCAAATTGAAGCAGCACGTATCGCAGCTACACGTTACATGAAAAGAGAAGGGCAACTTTGGATAAAGATATTTCCAGACAAGCCTATTACAAAGAAACCTCTTGAAGTACGTATGGGTAAAGGTAAAGGTGCCGTTGAATATTGGGTAGCTGTTGTTAAGCCAGGAAGAGTATTATTTGAAATAGGTGGAGTGCCTTTAGACGTTGCAAAAGAAGCATTACGTTTAGCAGCACAGAAACTACCTGTAAAAACTAAGTTTTTAATCGCTAGAGATTACGAAGCATAA
- the rpmC gene encoding 50S ribosomal protein L29 — protein sequence MKQSEIKELSVAELQEKLGETKKSYSDLKLAHAISPLENPIQLRSIRRAVARIATELTKRELQ from the coding sequence ATGAAACAATCAGAAATTAAAGAATTATCTGTAGCTGAGTTACAAGAGAAACTTGGTGAAACAAAAAAGAGTTATTCAGACCTAAAATTGGCTCATGCAATATCTCCTTTAGAAAATCCAATTCAATTACGTTCTATAAGAAGAGCTGTAGCTAGAATTGCGACCGAATTAACTAAAAGAGAATTACAATAA